In Oryzias latipes chromosome 15, ASM223467v1, the following proteins share a genomic window:
- the washc2c gene encoding WASH complex subunit 2C isoform X2: MSALQEFMANGPDRNNLLEKDAHIWERPWSVEEIRQHSANWSLAADSGLFLYLQDFSQKMLSKTHEIEKQLDSLIRDTKATDSRLHSVFNDFLMLSNTQFIENRVYDEEVEETLSKPEVVQKHPEQERTREQKEAELIPKMQEAVNYGLKVLESAFEHLDIKAGNSDSEDEDAADREEAILEPKDLYVDRPLPYLIGSQAFMEQDDVGLGDLSSDEMSVYSDRDSVMEESEEEKEKSSLSFEDDEEEEEDSDIFGDSDKDDDDDAKSTDASLFTKELNARIRGEPVSKPEGDRASLASKRSKGRTESKSAASLADEEDSDDMFKPPKMDEEDDYSPFGGKSGLFSGGKGLFDDDDEGDLFSENSKPASQEGKAANESLKSTAAESSKPSKRIPVGAVSIFPDNNLFVSKQDSDSEESKGNGAPATKDNVIGGGGLFDNDDEDEDDFFSGNGLKKPNSVVQEKPKLKKAVDLFDDEDGEDIFNEKYSPQPTQSKKEVVEEKKKSSEKKMLPGAVSVFGPGTKSLLSEGLKKRQPSTSEESEKSEEKALDADVGKPSAERTRKVQTRGLFSDDEDAPIFPTIPKSQSQPEPASQREARKTSFLLFDDEEEEDLFASAVKSKAKPSGPQPSKAVASSLFSDDEDQWMSSQSKQVKPEPKSGGMKTSTSAPSSLPSTKTSKKSSLFDKDDDDDDLFAPTKVSSQRKSPKVALLFEDEGDDEDKDTLFGIKPAVNANTGSLFKPPSGISESPGASKKVTKEQPSAQQKQEEESPSPPQESGEIKRKPAGGVSLFGGIDVLASKQDRSDKEEADDIFLSKDSPLTNVRDEGKEDKAKIKTVSLFDEEEEDESSWKDPIVTPKKPTEEKIPEPTEERLQINSTGVFLDEELLFSQTQQKDNDPDVDLFAASPNASVDSSKLGSAKDTAQSLFADDEEDEDDLFSSIKPKAPPKVAEKPRKPTDRAPLASPEPVSEIQKPAPKPVKPSDSSSRIGKLQASLMINPTALLPGSVSNMSGPLSSSSGVSSSSLSPSPATTPIDAHTDSEIGVSFDTPVQFSTLQSAHKDRVKGSALRRPQSRAARQQAAQKSNEADESDFLVPNYGHSSLDLPQPKESSQTHLSPTLPNSTTPPIFPTPSPSQASLSESSPRPSELPLPGSTSSGKKVHAKNSRGVKLPLSSDEDDIFGSDDLFGPTPNKISSRETSTGPLQASNAAAVKKDKEKSPVSSIFDDNADDLFQSVKPRADIKKATTSSFLEEDEDDLFGLSHSSTSTSSKDFRSSSGFSKQDIFQDEGLSGPKPDKKNREKTIDASLFDDDVDIFADLSDTLKPKQKSKTKGEITSIFDDDMDDIFAVKTVKPAAKAPQKSVKASSQENSTAANSSNLFDDPLNALGGN, from the exons ATGAGCGCTTTGCAGGAGTTTATGGCGAATGGTCCAGATAGGAACAACCTTTTGGAGAAAGATGCTCACATTTGGGAGAGACCGTGGAGCGTCGAGGAGATTCGACAACACAGTGCCAACTGGTCTTTGGCTGCAGACTCTGGG ctTTTTCTCTACCTCCAAGACTTCTCCCAGAAAATGTTGTCCAAGACGCATGAGATTGAAAAGCAGCTGGACAGCCTGATCCGTGATACCAAGGCCACAGACAGCCGCTTGCACTCCGTCTTCAATGACTTTCTTATGCTCTCAAATACACAGTTTATTGAAAAT AGGGTGTATGATGAAGAAGTGGAGGAGACTCTGTCAAAGCCTGAAGTCGTACAGAAGCATCCAGAGCAG GAGAGGACGAGGGAGCAGAAAGAAGCAGAACTGatccccaaaatgcaggaagCGGTGAATTACGGTCTGAAAGTTCTGGAGTCTGCATTTGAGCATTTGGACATCAAAGCGGGGAACTCTGACTCAGAAGATGAAGACGCTGCAGACAGAGAGGAGGCCATCCTGGAGCCTAAG GATCTTTACGTAGACAGGCCACTTCCATATCTGATTGGTTCCCAAGCTTTTATGGAGCAGGATGATGTTGGCCTTGGTGACCTTTCAAGTGATG AAATGTCCGTTTACAGCGACCGGGACAGTGTGATGGAGGAGAGTGAAGAGGAAAAGGAG AAGTCGTCTCTGAGTTTtgaggatgatgaagaggaggaagaagattcCGACATTTTTGGGGATTCTGAtaaggatgatgatgatgatgctaaG AGCACAGACGCGTCACTGTTTACGAAGGAGCTCAACGCTCGGATCAGGGGGGAACCTGTAAGCAAACCTGAGGGAGATCGCGCCT CTTTGGCATCTAAGAGGAGTAAAGGCAGGACAGAATCAAAGTCGGCAGCATCACTGG CTGATGAAGAGGACAGTGATGATATGTTCAAGCCACCTAAgatggatgaagaggatgatTACTCCCCGTTTGGAGGGAAAAGTGGCCTCTTCAGTGGCGGCAAAGGtctttttgatgatgatgatgag GGCGatcttttttctgaaaattcCAAACCTGCATCACAAGAAGGAAAAGCTGCAAACGAAAGCTTAAAAAGCACAGCTGCAG AATCGAGCAAACCTAGCAAGAGAATTCCCGTGGGAGCTGTGTCAATATTCCCAG ATAACAACCTCTTTGTATCAAAGCAAGACTCAGATTCAGAGGAGAGCAAAGGCAACGGGGCGCCAGCCACCAAGGATAATGTCATTGGAGGGGGTGGGCTGTTCGATAATGACGATGAAGACGAGGATGACTTCTTTAGTGGAAACGGCCTGAAAAAGCCCAACTCCG ttgtGCAAGAGAAACCCAAACTCAagaaagcagtcgacctttttGATGATGAAGACGGGGAAGACATCTTTAATGAAAAGTACAGCCCTCAGCCGACTCAGTCCAAgaaggaggtggtggaggagaaaaaaaaatcatctgaaaAAAAG ATGCTGCCAGGCGCCGTCTCCGTCTTTGGTCCTGGCACTAAAAGCTTACTCAGCGAAGGCCTGAAAAAACGTCAGCCGTCCACCAGCGAGGAGTCGGAAAAATCCGAGGAG AAAGCTCTTGATGCTGATGTCGGCAAACCTTCTGCTGAGCGCACTCGGAAAGTCCAAACCAGAGGTCTCTTTTCTGACGATGAAGACGCACCG ATATTTCCAACAATACCCAAGAGCCAATCTCAGCCTGAACCTGCTAGCCAAAGAGAAGCTAGAAAAACCTCGTTCCTTTTGTTtgatgatgaggaagaggag GATCTGTTTGCATCTGCGGTTAAGTCGAAAGCAAAACCCTCCGGACCCCAACCAAGCAAAGCTGTGGCCAGCTCTCTTTTCAGCGACGATGAG GACCAATGGATGAGTTCACAAAGCAAGCAGGTCAAGCCAGAACCCAAGTCGGGAGGGATGAAGACCAGTACCAGCGCCCCGTCCAGCCTCCCCAGCACCAAAACATCCAAGAAGAGTAGCTTGTTTGACAaagacgatgatgatgatgacctTTTTGCTCCGACAAAAGTATCGAG TCAGAGGAAATCCCCAAAAGTTGCTCTCCTGTTTGAAGATGAAGGTGACGATGAAGATAAGGATACCCTCTTTGGCATCAAACCTGCTGTTAATGCAAACACAGGATccctttttaaa CCCCCTTCTGGGATCTCTGAGTCACCTGGAGCGTCGAAGAAGGTGACGAAGGAGCAGCCTTCCGCGCAGcagaaacaggaagaggaaagTCCTTCACCTCCACAAGAGAGCGGTGAAATCAAAAGGAAGCCGGCTGGAGGCGTCAGTCTCTTCGGCGGCATTGATGTTCTTGCTAGTAAGCAGGATAGGAGTGACAAAGAGGAGGCTGATGACATCTTCCTCTCAAAGGACAGTCCACTAACAAATGTTAGAGATGAAGGGAAGGAagacaaagcaaaaataaagactgTCAGTCTctttgatgaagaggaggaagatgagtcGAGTTGGAAAGATCCTATTGTCACACCAAAAAAGCCCACAGAAGAGAAGATTCCAGAG CCCACAGAAGAGCGTCTGCAGATAAACAGCACTGGTGTGTTCCTGGATGAAGAGTTGCTGTTCAGTCAGACCCAACAGAAGGACAACGACCCAGATGTGGACCTCTTTGCCGCCTCACCCAATGCTTCAGTCGAT AGCTCCAAGCTCGGATCCGCAAAAGACACAGCACAGAgtctgtttgcagatgatgaggaggatgaggatgaccTCTTCAGCTCCATCAAACCAAAAGCTCCTCCG aaagtAGCAGAGAAACCTAGAAAACCTACTGACAGAGCACCGCTTGCCAGTCCTGAGCCTGTGTCAGAGATCCAA AAACCCGCTCCAAAGCCCGTAAAACCTTCAGATTCCTCATCCAGGATTGGAAAACTTCAA gCCAGCCTGATGATCAACCCGACGGCATTGCTGCCTGGTTCTGTATCTAACATGTCGGGGCCCCTGAGCTCCTCCTCTGGAGTATCCAGCTCCAGCCTGAGTCCAAGTCCTGCCACAACTCCTATTGATGCTCATACAGACAGTGAAATAGGAGTGAGCTTTGATACTCCTGTCCAATTCTCCACTTTACAGAGTGCACACAAg GATCGTGTCAAAGGTTCTGCACTCCGAAGACCCCAATCTAGAGCAGCAAGACAACAAGCTGCACAGAAGTCTAATGAAGCAGACGAGTCTGACTTTTTAGTGCCAAACTACGGTCACTCCAGTTTAGATTTACCTCAGCCCAAAGAGTCCAGCCAAACACACCTGAGTCCGACTTTGCCTAACTCTACGACACCTCCGATCTTCCCCACTCCTTCCCCCTCTCAAGCCTCGCTCTCTGAAAGCTCCCCCAGACCATCAGAATTACCGCTGCCGGGTTCAACAAGTTCTGGAAAAAAGGTCCATGCTAAGAATAGCAGAGGTGTGAAGTTACCGCTGTCATCCGATGAAGATGACATCTTTGGTTCTGACGATCTGTTTGGGCCGACGCCTAACAAGATTTCCTCTAGAGAAACCTCCACCGGCCCCCTTCAGGCTAGTAATGCAGCAGCGGTGAAGAAGGACAAGGAAAAAAGCCCAGTTTCATCCATTTTTGATGACAATGCTGATGACCTTTTCCAAAGTGTTAAACCACGGGCAGACATTAAAAAAGCTACAACCTCGTCATTTTTGGAAGAAGATGAGGATGACCTGTTTGGACTGAGCCACAGTTCCACATCCACGAGCAGTAAAGACTTCAGAAGTAGTAGTGGTTTTTCAAAACAGGACATCTTTCAG GATGAGGGGCTCTCTGGGCCTAAACCTGATAAGAAAAACAGGGAGAAGACCATTGACGCAAGTTTGTTTGACGATGACGTCGACATTTTTGCAGATCTGTCCGACACtttaaaacccaaacaaaagTCTAAAACAAAGGGAGAGATCACATCAATATTTGATGATGACATGG atGACATTTTTGCAGTGAAAACGGTAAAACCAGCGGCAAAAGCTCCCCAAAAATCAGTGAAAGCATCTTCCCAGGAAAACAGTACAGCGGCGAACTCAAGCAACTTGTTTGATGATCCACTCAATGCTCTGGGTGGAAACTGA
- the washc2c gene encoding WASH complex subunit 2C isoform X3 encodes MSALQEFMANGPDRNNLLEKDAHIWERPWSVEEIRQHSANWSLAADSGLFLYLQDFSQKMLSKTHEIEKQLDSLIRDTKATDSRLHSVFNDFLMLSNTQFIENRVYDEEVEETLSKPEVVQKHPEQERTREQKEAELIPKMQEAVNYGLKVLESAFEHLDIKAGNSDSEDEDAADREEAILEPKDLYVDRPLPYLIGSQAFMEQDDVGLGDLSSDEMSVYSDRDSVMEESEEEKEAIKSSLSFEDDEEEEEDSDIFGDSDKDDDDDAKSTDASLFTKELNARIRGEPVSKPEGDRASDEEDSDDMFKPPKMDEEDDYSPFGGKSGLFSGGKGLFDDDDEGDLFSENSKPASQEGKAANESLKSTAAESSKPSKRIPVGAVSIFPDNNLFVSKQDSDSEESKGNGAPATKDNVIGGGGLFDNDDEDEDDFFSGNGLKKPNSVVQEKPKLKKAVDLFDDEDGEDIFNEKYSPQPTQSKKEVVEEKKKSSEKKMLPGAVSVFGPGTKSLLSEGLKKRQPSTSEESEKSEEKALDADVGKPSAERTRKVQTRGLFSDDEDAPIFPTIPKSQSQPEPASQREARKTSFLLFDDEEEEDLFASAVKSKAKPSGPQPSKAVASSLFSDDEDQWMSSQSKQVKPEPKSGGMKTSTSAPSSLPSTKTSKKSSLFDKDDDDDDLFAPTKVSSQRKSPKVALLFEDEGDDEDKDTLFGIKPAVNANTGSLFKPPSGISESPGASKKVTKEQPSAQQKQEEESPSPPQESGEIKRKPAGGVSLFGGIDVLASKQDRSDKEEADDIFLSKDSPLTNVRDEGKEDKAKIKTVSLFDEEEEDESSWKDPIVTPKKPTEEKIPEPTEERLQINSTGVFLDEELLFSQTQQKDNDPDVDLFAASPNASVDSSKLGSAKDTAQSLFADDEEDEDDLFSSIKPKAPPKVAEKPRKPTDRAPLASPEPVSEIQKPAPKPVKPSDSSSRIGKLQASLMINPTALLPGSVSNMSGPLSSSSGVSSSSLSPSPATTPIDAHTDSEIGVSFDTPVQFSTLQSAHKDRVKGSALRRPQSRAARQQAAQKSNEADESDFLVPNYGHSSLDLPQPKESSQTHLSPTLPNSTTPPIFPTPSPSQASLSESSPRPSELPLPGSTSSGKKVHAKNSRGVKLPLSSDEDDIFGSDDLFGPTPNKISSRETSTGPLQASNAAAVKKDKEKSPVSSIFDDNADDLFQSVKPRADIKKATTSSFLEEDEDDLFGLSHSSTSTSSKDFRSSSGFSKQDIFQDEGLSGPKPDKKNREKTIDASLFDDDVDIFADLSDTLKPKQKSKTKGEITSIFDDDMDDIFAVKTVKPAAKAPQKSVKASSQENSTAANSSNLFDDPLNALGGN; translated from the exons ATGAGCGCTTTGCAGGAGTTTATGGCGAATGGTCCAGATAGGAACAACCTTTTGGAGAAAGATGCTCACATTTGGGAGAGACCGTGGAGCGTCGAGGAGATTCGACAACACAGTGCCAACTGGTCTTTGGCTGCAGACTCTGGG ctTTTTCTCTACCTCCAAGACTTCTCCCAGAAAATGTTGTCCAAGACGCATGAGATTGAAAAGCAGCTGGACAGCCTGATCCGTGATACCAAGGCCACAGACAGCCGCTTGCACTCCGTCTTCAATGACTTTCTTATGCTCTCAAATACACAGTTTATTGAAAAT AGGGTGTATGATGAAGAAGTGGAGGAGACTCTGTCAAAGCCTGAAGTCGTACAGAAGCATCCAGAGCAG GAGAGGACGAGGGAGCAGAAAGAAGCAGAACTGatccccaaaatgcaggaagCGGTGAATTACGGTCTGAAAGTTCTGGAGTCTGCATTTGAGCATTTGGACATCAAAGCGGGGAACTCTGACTCAGAAGATGAAGACGCTGCAGACAGAGAGGAGGCCATCCTGGAGCCTAAG GATCTTTACGTAGACAGGCCACTTCCATATCTGATTGGTTCCCAAGCTTTTATGGAGCAGGATGATGTTGGCCTTGGTGACCTTTCAAGTGATG AAATGTCCGTTTACAGCGACCGGGACAGTGTGATGGAGGAGAGTGAAGAGGAAAAGGAGGCAATT AAGTCGTCTCTGAGTTTtgaggatgatgaagaggaggaagaagattcCGACATTTTTGGGGATTCTGAtaaggatgatgatgatgatgctaaG AGCACAGACGCGTCACTGTTTACGAAGGAGCTCAACGCTCGGATCAGGGGGGAACCTGTAAGCAAACCTGAGGGAGATCGCGCCT CTGATGAAGAGGACAGTGATGATATGTTCAAGCCACCTAAgatggatgaagaggatgatTACTCCCCGTTTGGAGGGAAAAGTGGCCTCTTCAGTGGCGGCAAAGGtctttttgatgatgatgatgag GGCGatcttttttctgaaaattcCAAACCTGCATCACAAGAAGGAAAAGCTGCAAACGAAAGCTTAAAAAGCACAGCTGCAG AATCGAGCAAACCTAGCAAGAGAATTCCCGTGGGAGCTGTGTCAATATTCCCAG ATAACAACCTCTTTGTATCAAAGCAAGACTCAGATTCAGAGGAGAGCAAAGGCAACGGGGCGCCAGCCACCAAGGATAATGTCATTGGAGGGGGTGGGCTGTTCGATAATGACGATGAAGACGAGGATGACTTCTTTAGTGGAAACGGCCTGAAAAAGCCCAACTCCG ttgtGCAAGAGAAACCCAAACTCAagaaagcagtcgacctttttGATGATGAAGACGGGGAAGACATCTTTAATGAAAAGTACAGCCCTCAGCCGACTCAGTCCAAgaaggaggtggtggaggagaaaaaaaaatcatctgaaaAAAAG ATGCTGCCAGGCGCCGTCTCCGTCTTTGGTCCTGGCACTAAAAGCTTACTCAGCGAAGGCCTGAAAAAACGTCAGCCGTCCACCAGCGAGGAGTCGGAAAAATCCGAGGAG AAAGCTCTTGATGCTGATGTCGGCAAACCTTCTGCTGAGCGCACTCGGAAAGTCCAAACCAGAGGTCTCTTTTCTGACGATGAAGACGCACCG ATATTTCCAACAATACCCAAGAGCCAATCTCAGCCTGAACCTGCTAGCCAAAGAGAAGCTAGAAAAACCTCGTTCCTTTTGTTtgatgatgaggaagaggag GATCTGTTTGCATCTGCGGTTAAGTCGAAAGCAAAACCCTCCGGACCCCAACCAAGCAAAGCTGTGGCCAGCTCTCTTTTCAGCGACGATGAG GACCAATGGATGAGTTCACAAAGCAAGCAGGTCAAGCCAGAACCCAAGTCGGGAGGGATGAAGACCAGTACCAGCGCCCCGTCCAGCCTCCCCAGCACCAAAACATCCAAGAAGAGTAGCTTGTTTGACAaagacgatgatgatgatgacctTTTTGCTCCGACAAAAGTATCGAG TCAGAGGAAATCCCCAAAAGTTGCTCTCCTGTTTGAAGATGAAGGTGACGATGAAGATAAGGATACCCTCTTTGGCATCAAACCTGCTGTTAATGCAAACACAGGATccctttttaaa CCCCCTTCTGGGATCTCTGAGTCACCTGGAGCGTCGAAGAAGGTGACGAAGGAGCAGCCTTCCGCGCAGcagaaacaggaagaggaaagTCCTTCACCTCCACAAGAGAGCGGTGAAATCAAAAGGAAGCCGGCTGGAGGCGTCAGTCTCTTCGGCGGCATTGATGTTCTTGCTAGTAAGCAGGATAGGAGTGACAAAGAGGAGGCTGATGACATCTTCCTCTCAAAGGACAGTCCACTAACAAATGTTAGAGATGAAGGGAAGGAagacaaagcaaaaataaagactgTCAGTCTctttgatgaagaggaggaagatgagtcGAGTTGGAAAGATCCTATTGTCACACCAAAAAAGCCCACAGAAGAGAAGATTCCAGAG CCCACAGAAGAGCGTCTGCAGATAAACAGCACTGGTGTGTTCCTGGATGAAGAGTTGCTGTTCAGTCAGACCCAACAGAAGGACAACGACCCAGATGTGGACCTCTTTGCCGCCTCACCCAATGCTTCAGTCGAT AGCTCCAAGCTCGGATCCGCAAAAGACACAGCACAGAgtctgtttgcagatgatgaggaggatgaggatgaccTCTTCAGCTCCATCAAACCAAAAGCTCCTCCG aaagtAGCAGAGAAACCTAGAAAACCTACTGACAGAGCACCGCTTGCCAGTCCTGAGCCTGTGTCAGAGATCCAA AAACCCGCTCCAAAGCCCGTAAAACCTTCAGATTCCTCATCCAGGATTGGAAAACTTCAA gCCAGCCTGATGATCAACCCGACGGCATTGCTGCCTGGTTCTGTATCTAACATGTCGGGGCCCCTGAGCTCCTCCTCTGGAGTATCCAGCTCCAGCCTGAGTCCAAGTCCTGCCACAACTCCTATTGATGCTCATACAGACAGTGAAATAGGAGTGAGCTTTGATACTCCTGTCCAATTCTCCACTTTACAGAGTGCACACAAg GATCGTGTCAAAGGTTCTGCACTCCGAAGACCCCAATCTAGAGCAGCAAGACAACAAGCTGCACAGAAGTCTAATGAAGCAGACGAGTCTGACTTTTTAGTGCCAAACTACGGTCACTCCAGTTTAGATTTACCTCAGCCCAAAGAGTCCAGCCAAACACACCTGAGTCCGACTTTGCCTAACTCTACGACACCTCCGATCTTCCCCACTCCTTCCCCCTCTCAAGCCTCGCTCTCTGAAAGCTCCCCCAGACCATCAGAATTACCGCTGCCGGGTTCAACAAGTTCTGGAAAAAAGGTCCATGCTAAGAATAGCAGAGGTGTGAAGTTACCGCTGTCATCCGATGAAGATGACATCTTTGGTTCTGACGATCTGTTTGGGCCGACGCCTAACAAGATTTCCTCTAGAGAAACCTCCACCGGCCCCCTTCAGGCTAGTAATGCAGCAGCGGTGAAGAAGGACAAGGAAAAAAGCCCAGTTTCATCCATTTTTGATGACAATGCTGATGACCTTTTCCAAAGTGTTAAACCACGGGCAGACATTAAAAAAGCTACAACCTCGTCATTTTTGGAAGAAGATGAGGATGACCTGTTTGGACTGAGCCACAGTTCCACATCCACGAGCAGTAAAGACTTCAGAAGTAGTAGTGGTTTTTCAAAACAGGACATCTTTCAG GATGAGGGGCTCTCTGGGCCTAAACCTGATAAGAAAAACAGGGAGAAGACCATTGACGCAAGTTTGTTTGACGATGACGTCGACATTTTTGCAGATCTGTCCGACACtttaaaacccaaacaaaagTCTAAAACAAAGGGAGAGATCACATCAATATTTGATGATGACATGG atGACATTTTTGCAGTGAAAACGGTAAAACCAGCGGCAAAAGCTCCCCAAAAATCAGTGAAAGCATCTTCCCAGGAAAACAGTACAGCGGCGAACTCAAGCAACTTGTTTGATGATCCACTCAATGCTCTGGGTGGAAACTGA